The window ACACCGTGATCGACGTCCGCGCCCCGCGCAGCGGGCGTCGGCAGCTCACCGCGGCCGAGCCCCACGTCCTGCTCACCGACGCCGCCCAGCAGGCCGCCCTCGACAACGGCAGCGGCTTGCGGGTGATCCGGCTCGACGCGCAGACCACCGCGATCGGCGGACCGCGCACCGAACGGCCGGCCGAGCCCTCCGGCGGGCCTTCCGGCGGGCCTTCCGCCGGGCCTTCCGCCGGGCCTTCCGGGCCGGCCGCCCCGTCACCCGGCCGCACCGCCGTCGTCCTGTTCACCGGGGCGGCCGAGCCGCGCGCGGTCCGCGTGGGCCACGGGATGCTCCTGGCCGCCCACGAGGGCTGGGCCGAGGTGGCCCGGCCGACCCCGCAGGACCGGCACCTGTTCACGGCCGGTACGGACGTCACCGCCTTCGCCGCGGGCTGGACCCGGGCCCTGTGCTCGGGCGGCGCCCTCGTGCTCTCCCCGCGCTCCGACCGGAAGCCCGAGGACATCCGCGCGGCCCTCGAGACCGACCGCGTCACCGTCCTGCACACCGACCCGGCCGGCGCCACCCGGCTGCTGATCGAGGACGCGCCACCGGCGGCCGCCGGCCCGCCCGGCCACCGCGGTGCGGACCCCGCCTGCCGTTCGCTGCGGCTGCTCGCCGTCTCGGGCGACCGGCTCTACCTCGACGAGCAGGCCACCCTGCAGGTCCTGCTGCGCCCCGGTGCGCGCGTGCTCAACATCTACGGATCCGCGGAGTGCGCCGGCGTCGGCACCTGGTTCGAACTGGCCCAGCTGCCGCACCCGTTGGACGACCCGGAAACGATCTCCCTGCTCGGCACCGCGTTCCCCGGCTTCCGGGCCGACGTGCACGGCGGGGAGATCCGCATCGTTCCGCCGGACGGCGGTGACGCGATACCCACCGGCGACCTCGGCCTCCTCCGCGACGACGGGCTGCTGGAGTTCGGCGGCCGCATCCGGGACCGGATCACCCTGCCCGGCGGCCGCATCGTCGACCCGTACCCCGTGGAGTCCGCGATCCGCAGCCACGAGGGCATCGGCGCGGTCATCCTGAAGGGAGTGGACGGCCCGCGCGGCCCGCGGCGGCTCGTCGCCTACGTGGCCCCACCGCCCGGGGGACCGACCCGGACCCCGGCGGCCGTGCTGCCGGACATCGAGGGGCTGCGCGACCACCTGGCGGGCAAGGTGCTCCGTGAGGAATCCCCGCGCACCGTGATCCGGCTGCGCAACCTGCCCCGCAACGCGGCGGGCCGGGAGGACCGGGACGCCCTGCCGCTTCCCATCCTGCCCGCGGCGGCGGCGCGGCGCGGCGGCGCCAAGTCCGGCAAGTACGGTTCCGCCCCGGGCGGCCAGGAGGGGATGCCGGCGTCCTGTGCGGCGGGCTGCGGGGGCGTCCTGGGCTTCGTCGCGCTGATCATCACCAATCTCCTGTGGCCCGGATCGACCGACCTCACCGGAGTGCCGCAGCCCTGGGCGTTCCTGTTCTCCGTCCTCTACCTCTTCGAGTGCCTCGCCTTCGGCATCGGCCTGGTGTTCCTGTTCGGCGGCCGCGCCCGGATGCGGCGTCAGCGCCGCAGCCCCGCCCTCACGGTGGCGGCCCATCTGGCCGTGTCCTACCTGCTGTTGGCCTGGTGGCCGCAGGACAACCTCTACCGGCTGGCAGCCAAACAGGACTGGCCGCTCCAGGCCGCCCTCGTCTACACCTTCAACGTCCCGCTGATGATCGCGGGCGCCGTCGCCGCGGCCTACGTCGTCGCCAGGCCGGCGGACCCCTTCGACTTCCACGACCCCCTCGACGACTGACCGGACCGCCGCCTGGACCGCCGGCCCGACCGCCGACTGCCGCCCGACCGCCGATCGGACCGCCGCCGACCGGTCGGCAGTGCGGGCCGGTCACGGCGCGGCGAACACCGCCCCGACCGCCAGGGCCTCGGCCCGGACCAGCGCCTCGGCCGCGTCCAGCGCCTCCTCGCTGCGCGCGGCCACCAGCACACCCAGCCAGGGCGCGGGCTCGAAGGCACCCGTCGGGATCGCGGGAACGAACACCGCCCCGAGCCCGGCGCAGCCCCGCACCAGGGCCGCGCACAACTCGTCCAGCTGGGCCTCGGGCAGCCGCGCGCCCAGCTCCACCCGGTCGGCGATCCGTACGAGGTGACCCGCGCCCCGCAGCACGTCGAGCCGCGCCGCCACCATGAAGGCGATCGACGGCCCGGTCAGCCGCAGGTTCGTCTCGGTCGGCGCGAGCCGCCCCTCCCCGTCGGCCACGAAGTCCACGTCGAACCAGCCCCGGTAGCCGGAATCCGCCAGTTCCCGGCCCACCGCCGACCCGAAGGCGAGGAGGGGCTTCTCCGCCCAATTCGGCACCACGCCGGGCCCCACCGTCGCACCCCGGTAGCAGCCGTCGTCCGTCACGTCCATCACCGCCCCGCCGACGTCGTGTACACGGCCCGCGTCGTCGACGAACCCGTCGTACGTCAGGTCGCGCGGACCGCCGGGCCCTGCACCGGCACCCTCCCCGCCCCCGGCCGCCGGACCGCCGACGTACTCCTCCACCAGCAGCGGCCCGCGCGGCAGCCGGCGCACTACGGCCAGGGCCCCGCCCGCGGCGCGGACCTGCGCGGGGGTGACCACCGTGGTGCCCGAACCCCCGACACCGTGCTCCGATTTCAGAACAGTGCTCTCACCCGCCCTGGTCCGGGCCGCCAGCAGCCGGGCCGCCGACCATCGCCCGCGGGCCGGCCACTGCCGGGGGAGCACGATCCCCGGATGCCCGCCGTCCGCCAGGATCCGCCCGAACAGCCCGTGCGCCGCGGACTTCGACTCGTAGCGGAGCTCCCCGGGCCGCCACGGCCGGCCCGCCAGCAGACCGAACGCCGGGGTGCGCCCCCACGGTACGAGGGGCAGCCCGGCCCCGGTGAGCCGCGCGGCCAGCGCCGGCCGGGCCCGTACGGCATCGGCAAGGCCCGGATCCCCGTCCACCAGCCCGTCGTGGACCTCCACGCCGGTCCAGCCCAGCTGCCGGCAGACCAGCTCGGTCCAGCCGCTCGGCACCGCCCGCGGCAGCACCAGCACGGCCGGGTACGGGCTGTAGAAGGCGGCGAGGCAGGCGTAGTGGTGCGCGGGCCGCTGCTCCCGGTCCAGGGTGGCGTCGCCGAACTGTGCGTTGAACTCGCCGACGTTGCCCAGGTGCACGGCCCGCCCGCCACCGGTCCAGGCCCGCGCCCAGCCGGCCAGCGGGGCGGGGCTCACCTCGAAGCGGACCAGGGCGGCGGCCGGGTCCGGTGCGGCCCGGGCCACGGCCCCCATCGCCCGGTAGAACCCGGCCGCGTGCGGATCGGAGTCGATCACCAGCCGGCGCACGCCCAGCTCGGCGGCCCGCCGCAGCACGTCCCGGTACAGCAGCCGGCCCACGCCCTGTCCGACGGCCGACGGCTCCACGAAGAGCAGCCCCAGCCGTGCGAGCGGGCCGGCGCCCTCGAGAGAGGAGACCCCGAGCACCTCGCCCCGGCCGTTCTCGGCCACGACGATACGGCGGGCGGTCACGTCTTCGGCCCGGATCCGCAGCTCCTCCGCACACGCGGCGAGGAACCCGCGGTCGTAGCCCCAGTACGCCTTGGACCGCATCACCAGCCCGGTCAGGTCCTCCGCCTCGGCCGGTCGAGCGGCCCTGACCTTTACCATCTGCTGACCTCCCCATGGTCCGCGTCAAGGCCGTGCGATAGATTCGGCCTCTCCACGGCACATACTTTCCCACCCACGCGGAGACAGGCTTCTCAATGAGCGACATCATCAACGGACTTGGCCGCACCAGCGCCTACGGCGCCCTCGGACTGGTCCTGCTGATCCTCGGTATCGTCCTGGTGGACGTACTGACGCCCGGGAAGCTGCCGAAGCAGATCTGGGAGGAGCGCAACCGCAACGCGGCCCTCTTCCTCAGCTCAGCGCTCCTCGGCATCGGCGGCATCGTCTTCACCTCGATCTGGACGACGTACTCGGACTTCGGCAAGGGCCTGCTGTCCACCGCAGCCTTCGGCGTGCTCGGCCTGATCCTGATGGCGGTGGCGTTCCTCGTGCTCGACCTGGTGACCCCGGGCAAGCTCGGCGCCATCGTCGTGGACCCGCAGCCCCACCCGGCGGTCTGGGTCTCGGCGGCCTGCAACCTGGCGGTGGCCGCGATCGTCGCCGCCTCGATCGCCTGACGCGGAGCACCCGTACACAACGAGAGCGCCGCTCCCCCGGGGGAGCGGCGCTCTCGCCGTATCCGGACCGCAGCCGCCGGTGTCGTCCGCCGGCCCGGTGCCGTAGCTGGCGTCGTGCGCCCGCCGGGGATTACGGGACAGCCCATAGGGTGCTCGCATGGAACAACGCATCACCCTGGGGGTTTCCGATCTCGCCCGCGCCAAGGGTTTCTACGAGGCCTTGGGCTGGCGGGGACAGGAGGTCCAGGAGACGGTCTTCTTCCAGGCCGGCGGGCTCGCGCTGGTGCTGTGGGGCCGGGAGGAGCTGGCTCGCGACTGCGGAGTCGAGCCCGGACCGGCCGGCGGGTTCGGCGGGATCGTCCTGGCCCACAACGTCCGCTCCGAGGCCGAGGTGGACGAGCTGCTGGCCGCCGTACGACGGGCAGGAGGCAGCGTCACCAAGCCGGCGGCCGTCAACGCGATCGGGTTCTACTCCGGCGCTTTCGCGGACCCGGACGGCCATTGCTGGGAAGTGGCTCACAACCCGGGATTCCCCCTCGCCGCAGACGGCTCGGTCATGCTGCCCGACTTCGGCGGCGCGAAGACGTGATCGCACGGGTGCCGTGGATGTCCGGAACGCGCTTCGGACATCCACGGCAACGCCTGATTACGCGGCGATGGCTTCCTGCTGCGCCGAGGGCAGTTCTTTCCCCGACCGGTTCTTCACCAGTGTGACGTCTTCGACGAAAAGCTGGAAGAGCAGCTGGCTCGCGCCGAGCTCCCTGCCGTTCTTTCCGTTGTTCCCCTGCGCGATGCCCAGGCTGTAGGGTTCCTTGTCCTCGGCCTTCACGCCGATGTACCCGCCCAGTGTGCCCTCGTTCGCGTTCGCGTTCCGGTATTCCCCGGTGTCCTCGTTCGCCTTGCGGATCAGGTCGTTCTTGTAACCCGGCCCGAGAGCCATGTGGTTTGGGTGGAAAAGGAGTTCATGGGCGCCCGGCTTCAGCGTGAACTTCAGTTGGACCGCATAGGGTTCGCCCTGGGTTTCGTAGTATCCATCGGCCTGACCCTGGTCGCCGAGATGCGACCCGATGGTCATGCCCGTGAGTCCTTTTTCCCTGAATTCCTTTCCCGTGCCCGTACCGGAACCTATGTAGTCCAGCAGTTCTTTCCGCGCGGTTTCGTTTCCCCAGTAGGTCAGAGCGCTGTGGGCCTCGTCGAAGCTCATGGACCGGTACAGCTCCATCCGCCCGGCCTCGTCGCCCATCCGCGCCAGCTCGGTCAGAAGCTGGGGGCCGACGGTCTTGACGACCTCATCCATCGAGCGCGGGGGCTTGCTGGCCTTGAACTTCTTCGCGCTCGCCTTGGAGGCCTTGATCTGCGCGCCACGGTCCTTTGCGGCCTTGCTGCTGGCCCCGCCCAGGCCCGCCCTGTCCTCCCAGTACTCGACCGTCATCCGCGCCTGGGGGTCCTCGACGCGCTGCACGGCGGTGTGAGGGCCCGAGGCGGGGGAGGGCGCCGCATGACGCTGCACGTGGGCGGCGGCCAGGTGACCTGCCGCCATGACCCGGCCGGCATTTGCCTCCGCCTCGCGCTCGAAACGGTCGGAGGGGTCGGAGACCCGCAGACCCGCTCCGTTGTCGGTGCCCGCGACGGGCCCCTGGCGCTGCTGGATGACGTGGGTGAGCTCGTGAGCGAGGGTGTGCTTGTCGCCGCCGCCGTCACCGAGGACGACGTGGCTGCCGGAGGTGTAGGCACGGGCGCCGACTTCGGCGGCGGAGGCGCGGGCGGCGCTGCCCTCGTGGATGCGGACGTCGGAGAAGTCCGCTCCGAGCCGCGCCTCCATGTCGGTGCGGGTGGCGTGGTCCATGGGACGTCCGGGGGCGCGCAGGACGTCGTGGACGGTGGAGCGCTGCACCGCGGGCTGCCCGGCGTGCTCGGCCGGCCCGGCGTGTTCGGCCTGCTCGTGTCCGCATCCGTCGGAGTGCTGGTGCTGTTCCTCGTCCCGGACGCGACCGGCCCTGTGCAGCATCTGGACGACCGCGGCGTTACCCGCGCCGGCCTGCAGCGCCATCAGCCCCACGGGTGGCGCCGTCACCTGCTGCGCGGTCGCGGCAGGGCGGGAGGAATGCAGTAATTGTTCGTCGGTCTTCCGCGCCGGGCGGGAGTGCTTGGGGCTCACGCGATCGCCTTCTCCATGCGTCAGGGCGGCCGCGTCGCGCGGCTGCCCGGCCACGCCCCCGAGGGGCGGTCACACCGGTCGTGACCAGGGGGTCTGAAGTATTATCAGCTACCTTGTCGGCGCGAGGCCAACTCCCGGCCGCCACGGCACGGCTGCGCCCGGGGCAGGAGGGGCCCGCCCCAATTGCGTTGCACGGCTTCCGTGGTGACCTCGTCCCGTACCGGCACAAGCGGGCTGTCTGCGCACCACTCAGGCGAGGCCCAGCGCGAACACCGCGAATCCCGCCGCCAGCACCCCTGCCACCGTCCGGCGCAGCGCGCTCGCCCCGCGCCCCTCCCGCGGCGGGCCCTCGAAGCGGCGCGCGTAGCGGGCGATGAGAACGAACAGCACCGCGAACACCGGCATCCACGCCAGCCGTGCCGCGATCCAGCCCAGGCTGTCCGGCGCCGTCGTGAGACCGGCCACCCCGCCCACGAACGAGCCGGGCACGGCGGCCGCCAGCATGGCCGTCTGGTGCCAGCACAGGATCGTCATCGCCGACAGGTTGATCACGACCACCGGAGCCCACAGGGCGGGCCGGTCCAGGAGTTTCGCCAGCCGGTCGCGAAGCAGGATCGCCGCCCCCGACTGGACCGAGGCCAGGGCCAGTACCAGCAGCGACGGAGGGTGCGAGTTGGTCCGTGCCGCACCCGGTACGCCCACCATCGACGCCGGATAGTGGAAGACCGCCAGCAGTGCCGCGAACAGCAGTGCCCCGCCGGCCAGCAGCAGCCAGGCCCCGCGCCGCCCGATCCGCCGCTCGCCCCACGAGACGCCGAGCTGGTACGCGAACAGCCAGCCGGGCAGGATGTTCACCAGCGAGATCCAGGACGGCACCGAGTCGGCGAGCGGCCCGTAGCGCAGGAAGTCCACCAAGGCGACCGAACCGAGCAACGGGGCCGCGGCCCAGCCTCCGAGGCGCCGCGCCGCCCGCACGCAGTACGGTGTCAGCGCGGTGACCACCACGTACACCCCGACGAACCACAACGGCTGGATCACCAGCGTCGCCCCGGTGCGCAGCGACGCCTCCGGCACGCCGGCCGCGTACAGCACGGGCGCGGCCACCGCCCACACCGCGGTCACCCCGAGCACCGGCCGGCCCAGCCGGACGATACGGCCCTTCAGCCAGGCGCCCGTCGAACCGGTGCGGCGCCCGAAGGAGAGCGCTGACGCGTATCCGCCGACGAGGAAGAAGATGCCGAGCATCTGGAGCACCCAACTCGCCGGCGCCAGACCGCCGAAGGCCGACAGCGGGCTCGCGTTGTGCAGGCCGCCTTCCGGGTCGAGGGTGAAGCCGCCGAGCAGCCAGTGCCCGGTGGGCACGGCCAGCAGCGCCAGGGCGCGCAGCCCGTCGATCGCGCGGTCGCGGTGGGCGGGCGTCTGCCGGTCGATCCGCGCGGCGGCCTTCCGCAGCGGGGCCAGGGTGGCCGAGGCGCTCATCGGAGCTCTCCCTTGGCGATCGCGGCGAACGCCGTCAGTGACTGGGTGCCGGGCGCGAAGTAGCCGGTGTGGCCCTGTACGTCGGCTGCGGGCACCCGGCGGGCGCCGAAGGCGGCAGACGCCGGGTCGGCGCCGTGACCGATGCCCGCGAATTCGACGTTCGGGACGTCGGCGATCCAGTCGGACGGCCCCCGGGCCGCCCAGACGCGGGCGTCGGTGCGCAGGGCGGCCGCGGTGGCGGCGCGCATCCCGGGGGAACCGAAGGCGACGACGTCGGTGGCGTCGGTGTGCCGGGCGGCGAGCCCGCACACCACCGAGCCGTAGCTGTGGCAGAACAGCACCGGGTCGGGCGCGCCGACCGCGTCGAGTCCCGCGGTGAAGCGGGCCAGACGGAACGCACCCGCCCGGGCCAGCCGGCCGTCGGCGGCGTCCAGGCCGACGCCGACCGGGGTGGTGTAGCCGATCCACGCGACGACGGCGGTGGCCCCGCCGGTCGCCCCGCGCAGGGAGCGCGCCATCCCGGCCGGGCCCGTGTGGGGCCCCCGCCGGGCGTCGTACACGGTGGCGTCGTTGTCGGAACCGGGCACGATCACCGAGACGTGCGCGGCGTGCTCCAGGTCCCCGAACACCTCGGCCACCTGCCCGCGGCCGCGCGGGTCGAAGGCCAGGATCCGGCGGTCCGGCGCGGCGAGCGGGGCGTACCGCGCCTCGCCCGTGGCGGCCGCGGCGATCCGGTTGGCCTCGTACCGCAGGGGGAGCGGAGCCCCGTCGAGGTTGCCCACCACCAGCGGGTGGGACCGTACGAGTGCGCGGCGCGCCGCGTCGTCCAGCCCGGCGAAGAACGCGGCCACCTCGTGCGGTGCCGCGGTCGCCGGATCGGGCAGCGGCCGGCCGGACGCCGTGTCGGCCCGCCATGCGGCGGTCCCCGGCGGCGGTCCGGTGACCGCTGTCTGGCTGTCGCCCGAGGCCCATCCGGCGGTCCCCCCGACGACGGCCACCGCCAGCGCGGCAGTGACCAGCGTCCTTCCGAAGCGGCGCATGCCCCTTCTCCTCTCCTCGTGACGAGGTGGAAGGTAGGCAGTGGGTACCGGCGGGCACGTCGCACCGTGGAGCCAAGTCGGCTGTCATACCCCAGTAGGGGGTGGAGGAGACCGGCCCCCTTCCCGCAGGTGCGATCCGCATCGGCCGTCTGCCCGAGCCCGTCCGTGTGTCGGCGCGGACGGAGCCCCTGCGCCGACTAGTTGTGGTGATAGTCCGACTAATCGAGGCAAAAGGAGTACCGCCGATGTCCCACTGGGAACCTCCGCGCGCCGAACCGGGACGGCGCCCGCGCCGGATGGCCGCCGCCGGTGTCGCCTGCGCCCTCGCCGCCGGATCCGTCGTCCTCCTCGGTACCACGGAGGTCAACGCACGGGCCGTGACCTGCTTCGGCGTCCCCGCCACCATCGTCGTCACCGCCCCCGGCGCGACCACCGACGGGACCGAGGGAGACGACGTGATCGTCGGCACCGCGGGCGCGGACACGATCCACGGCCGGGGAGGCAACGACCTCGTCTGCGGGCTGGCCGGCGACGACATCCTCATCGGCGGACTCGGCAATGACCAGATCGACGGCTCCGCGGGCAACGACCAGCTGCGCGGCGACAGCTTCAGCCCCGTCGGCGATGCCACCGGCGGCGGCAACGACCGGCTCGTCGGCGGCGACGGGGACGACCAGTTCACCGGCGACAGCTACGCACCCGCGGGCGCGGCCACCGGCGGCGGCAACGATCAGCTCGTCGGCGGCCCCGGCAACGACCGGCTGACGGGGGACAGCCGGGGGCAGAGCGCGTCCGGCGGCGGGACCGACCGGATCGACGGCGGTCCCGGCGACGACTCCCTGCTCGGTGACTCCGGCGCGTTCGCCGGCAACGCCACGGGCGCCGGGAGCGACGTACTGCTCGGAGGGCCCGGTGCCGAATCCCTGACGGGGGACAGCGAAGCCGCACAGCACGCGTTCGGCCACGGCGGCAACGATCTGCTGGACCTGGGACCCGACGGCGGGGTCTCCGCGATCGGGGACCACGCCGTCACCGGCCCGGCGGGAGGCCGCGCGACCGGCGCCGGCAACGACCGCATCATCGGCGGCGCCTTTGACGAGTTCCTCGTGGGCGACAGCACCCCGGCCGACGCGACCCGGACCGTCGCGGGCCACGACACGATCAGCGGCGGCGCCGGCAACGACCGCATCTTCGGCGACAACGTCGACCTCACCGGCACCGCGAGTGCGGGCACCGCGGGAGGCAGTGACCTCCTCGACGGGGGCGACGGCATCGACACCCTCAAGGCGGGCCCCGCCACCGATTCCCTCGACGGGGGCGCGGACGCCCCGGACGCCTGCGACGGGGAGGGCGGAACCGACTTCACCACCGGCTGCGAGACCCCGGCACACCTTTCCGGTCACAGCACTAGGCATCACGCCGGGCTCGGGGGCCCTGGCACCGAGCCGGTCGTCTAGGTCGTCTCTTTCGGATCTTGTCGGCCGGCCCGCGTCGTCCGGTGCCGTGCATCGCAAGGCGGAGGAGCGCCGTTGTACTGGACGTACTGCGGTGCTCCGACAACGCGGCGAGGTGCGGTGCCGGGCGACGCGGGCCCGGCAAGATCCGAAAGAGACGACCTAGGCGGAGTCGCCCGGCCGCACCAGCCCCGCCTCGTACGCGAAGATCACGGCCTGGGCCCGGTCCCGCAGGTCGAGCTTGCCCAGCACCCGCCCGATGTGGGTCTTCACCGTCTGCTCCGCCAGCACCAGATGACCCGCGATCTCCTGGTTCGACAGCCCGCGCGCGATCAGCTCCAACACCTCGGTCTCGCGCGGGGTCAGCCCCTTCAGCCGCAGTGCGGGGTCCTTGCGCGGCGCCGGGCGCTGCTGGACGAAGTCCGCGATCAGCCGCCGGGTCACCGACGGCGCCAGCAGCGCCTCGCCCGACGCGACGACACGGACCGCCGCGATCAGATCGGCCGGCGGGGCGTCCTTGAGCAGGAATCCGGAGGCTCCGGCGCGCAGGGCCTCATACACGTAGTCGTCGATGTCGAAGGTGGTCAGCATCAGCACCTTCGGCCGGTGCACCACCCCGGGCGGGGGATCGAGGATCTCCCGGGTGGCCGTGAGCCCGTCCATCTCCGGCATCCGTACGTCCATCAGCACCACGTCGGGATGCGTGGAGCGGGCCACCTGGATCCCCTGCCGGCCGTCGGGGGCCTCGCCCACCACATCGATGTCGGCCTGCGCCGACAGGAGCGCGGCGAACCCGGCCCGCACCATGGCCTGGTCGTCGACGATGATCACGCGGATGGTCAACTGGCGTCCTTGCTCGGGTCGTTCAACGGCAGCCGGGCGGCGACCCGGAAGCCGCCGTCGGGCAGCGGCCCGGTGTCGAGGGTCCCGCCGGTCAACCGTACGCGCTCCCGCATCCCCACCAGGCCGTGCCCCGTGCCCGAACTCTCCAGCTCCACCACGGCGTCCCGGGCCGGACCGTTGACCACGAGGACGAGTACCTCGTCCTCGTCCACGGTCACCGAGACCCGGGTGGGCGCGCCGGGCGCGTGGCGCACCACGTTGGCCAGGGCCTCCTGCACGATCCGGTACGCCGACAGGTCCACCGCCGGGGGCGCCGCCCCGGCGGCCCCGGCCGCCAGGGACAACTCCACCGGCTGCCCGGCCCGTACGGTCGCCTCCACCAGCTGCTGGAGCCGGTCGATCCCCGGCTGCGGGGTCCGCTCGCCGTCGGCCCCTTCCGCCCCGCCCGCCCCGTCGCCGCGCAGCACGGTGAGCAGCCGCCGCATCTCGCCCAGCGACTCCCGCGCACTGGCCGCGATCGCCGCGAACTCTTCCCGTACCGGCTCCGGCATCCCCGGCACCCGGTACGGCGCCGAGTCGGCCTGCACGGTGATCACCGACATGTGGTGGGCGACCACATCGTGCAACTCGCGCGCGATCCGGGCCCGTTCCTCCAGCAGGGTCCGCCGGGCCCGCTCCGCCTCGCTGATGCTCTCCTGCTCGGCGACCCGCTGTTGCGCGTCACCGAGGCCCCTCAGCGCGCCCGTCAGGACCAGCATGACCCCGCTGAGCACGAAGAGCAGGGCGTTGGTGTTCATCGAGCCCGAAGGCGCGGAGAAGCTCAGCACCGTCCCGATGACGCCGGTCGCCAGCCACACCCCCACCAGCGTCCGGATGGACTCCCGCAGCCCCAGGCAGGCCATCAGCACCAGGTAGCCGATGATGGTCATCGGGGGCCACGGCCAGGACTGCCCGGCCACCTTGTCGGCACTCAGCAGCAGCACCGCGCCGGCGGTGTC is drawn from Streptomyces sp. NBC_01232 and contains these coding sequences:
- a CDS encoding sensor histidine kinase produces the protein MSDRARTRLRSRTRARVRTSSAAGGRVPGALGQLALVLRTPAGAAQPLFGQAPKRWQRALPFVVVGIFVVTLLPVTITVLADNYAVGGGWAGALGVAQTVPLLLAVTRPLPAWMLVLAADTAGAVLLLSADKVAGQSWPWPPMTIIGYLVLMACLGLRESIRTLVGVWLATGVIGTVLSFSAPSGSMNTNALLFVLSGVMLVLTGALRGLGDAQQRVAEQESISEAERARRTLLEERARIARELHDVVAHHMSVITVQADSAPYRVPGMPEPVREEFAAIAASARESLGEMRRLLTVLRGDGAGGAEGADGERTPQPGIDRLQQLVEATVRAGQPVELSLAAGAAGAAPPAVDLSAYRIVQEALANVVRHAPGAPTRVSVTVDEDEVLVLVVNGPARDAVVELESSGTGHGLVGMRERVRLTGGTLDTGPLPDGGFRVAARLPLNDPSKDAS
- a CDS encoding response regulator transcription factor codes for the protein MTIRVIIVDDQAMVRAGFAALLSAQADIDVVGEAPDGRQGIQVARSTHPDVVLMDVRMPEMDGLTATREILDPPPGVVHRPKVLMLTTFDIDDYVYEALRAGASGFLLKDAPPADLIAAVRVVASGEALLAPSVTRRLIADFVQQRPAPRKDPALRLKGLTPRETEVLELIARGLSNQEIAGHLVLAEQTVKTHIGRVLGKLDLRDRAQAVIFAYEAGLVRPGDSA